The genomic DNA TGTGAAAAAAGTGCTTTCCCCACACTACTGCCAGTAATTTGAAGACCGACAGCAGATATATCAACCCGGGAGATGAAATCATCGATAAATGGCTTGATGATGTTATAAACAGTTTCTTTATCAAAAGTGATAGTTTTGATCAGCCTTGCTAACCGAAATTTATCATCCTGATTCTCTCTGCGGTGTTCAGTGTCTATAAAATCATAGCCAAGATAGGCAAAGCTAACGGGTAAGGAAATAACGCCTTTAGCCACGGCGCCGACAAAACCGGATCCATCGATATTAATGGCCTCAAGCATATCTCTGGCAATCTCTTTTGCGCTGTCCATATCACTACCAATCAATTGCAGAACCAGAGCGCACATCAAACTCCAGCCCGATACCCTCTTCCTCACTCCAACCCATAATCAGAGACGTTGGTTTCTGTTTCGCGGCCATGTGAGTCAGCAGTTGTTGACTCAGCACAGGCAGAATTTGTTGATTGAGCAGACTGTCAACGTTACGCGCGCCGGTATCCGGCAGCAGACAGGCGGCAGTCAGCGCGTCATACAGGCTCTCATCAATCTGCGTGGTCAGGCCGTAATGACGATGCAGGCGCCTGCTCACCTGCGAGAGTTTCATTTCCACGATGGTGCGCATGGCAGCCTCATGTAGCGGGCGGTAAATCACCGTCTGGAAACGGGCCAGCAGCGCCGGCTGGAAGTGGTCACGTAAAATCGGGCGCAGCAGTTCCTGTAGATCGCTTTCGCTGGCCTTCGGCTGTTCGTCCAGCAGTTGCATGATGTGGTCGCTGCCGAGGTTGGAGGTCATCAGAATTACGGTATTACGGAAGTCGATTTCTCGCCCTTCTCCGTCGCGCATAAAGCCGCGGTCGAAGACCTGATAGAACAGGTTCATGACGTCGCGGTGCGCCTTTTCCACTTCATCCAGCAGCACCACGCTGTACGGACGCTTGCGCACCGCTTCGGTCAGAATGCCGCCCTGGCCATAACCGACATAGCCCGGAGGCGAGCCCTTCAGCTGGGAAACCGTGTGCGGCTCCTGGTATTCAGAAAGGTTGATGGTAATCAGCGACTTTTCGCCGCCGTACAGCACATCGGTTAGCGCCAGCGCTGTTTCGGTTTTCCCCACACCGCTCGGGCCAACCAGCAGAAATACCCCCTGAGGGCCGTTCTCCGACGTAAGCCCGGTTTTCGCGGCACGCAGGCGATGGGCGATGGCTTCAAGCGCCCTATCCTGGCCGACCACGCGCTTGCCCATTTCGTTTCCCAGACTCAGCAGTTCAGTCTGCTCGTCTTTCATCAAGGAAGACAGCGGCACGCCTGTCCAGTCGGCAATAACGGTGGCCACGGTACGCACATCCACATCAACGGAAAGTAGCGGGTTGTCGTGTTGCATACCATTCAGCGCTTGCTGCAGCTTATGGGCCTCACTCTGGCGGGATATATCCTGACGGCATTCCAGCAGTTGTTCGGTGAGTTTCAGTTCCTGGCCGTACTGGGTTTCGAGTTCATCAAGTGCAATGATAAGGGTATTTTCTTCCCGCTCGATGGCGGTCAGTCGCCCACCATGGCCCTTGTTGCCGACGGCGATATCTTCCAGCAGCGCCTGCTTCTCCATTTCAAGCGAGGTCATCTGCGCGCGAATGCGGGTCAACTGTTCGGGTACGGTATCGAGGCTCATACGCACGCGGGCAGCGGCGGTGTCCAGCAGGTCAATGGCCTTGTCAGGCAGCTGACGACCGGTTAGATAGCGACGAGATAGCGTGACCGCGGCACGGACCGCGTCATCAGTGATATGCACATTATGATGTTCGGCATAGCGCGATTTCAGGCCACGTAGCATCAGGCAAGCGGTATCGTCGTCCGGTTCGTCCACTTTCACCATCTGGAAGCGGCGCTCCAGCGCGGCATCGCGCTCAAAATATTGTTTATATTCAGACCAGGTGGTGGCAGCAATGGTTCTGAGTTCGCCGCGAGCCAGCGCAGGTTTTAGCAGGTTGGCCGCATCTGCCCCGCCCGCCTGGTTACCGGCACCGATAAGAGTGTGAGCTTCATCGATAAACAGTAAAATCGGCACTGGCGATTGCTGCACAGCATCGATGACATTTTTAAGACGCTGTTCAAATTCTCCTTTCACGCCCGCGCCCGCCTGCAGCAGACCGAGGTCAAGCGTGCGCAGAACAACCGGCTTGAGGGCTTCCGGTACGTTGCCCCCGGCGATGCGTAATGCAAGCCCTTCTACCAGCGCGGTTTTCCCCACGCCCGGCTCACCGACCAGAATCGGGTTGTTCTTACGACGGCGCGAGAGAATGTCGACCATCTGACGGATTTCCGTATCACGCCCGAACACCGGATCAATCTTGCCCTCTTTAGCTTTGGCGGTGACATCGAGGGTGAATTTATCCAGTGCGTTCTGCAGCGCCGGGCTGAGTTCGCCTTCTTTCAGTTCTGCACCGACCGGACGGCCGACAAGCTCCACTTCACCACCATGTTCTTGTGCCAGTTGCTCTTCGTGTTGCACCTCCGGGCGTTCGTCTGACTGCGCATCCAGCAAAGGACGAAGGTGTTCAAGTTGACGCTGGCCCAGCGTCAGCAAAGGCCACAGCCCGTCACAGTGAGCAAGTCGCTGATTTTCCGTCAGCGCCATAAGAAGGTGAATGCTACGGATGTGCTCTTCACCTGCCAGCGAAGCCAGCATCCAGGCTTCCTGCATCAGTTTCTGAAGCTCGGCGGATAACTGCGGGCGGGTGCGCACCGAACGCGATTGATTATCCAGCCAGCCGAGCAAACCCTGCCAGATGCTGTCCATATCCCACTCGTAGCGACGTGCCAGTACCGTCAGGTCTCCCTCCCCCTGCTCCAGCAATTTCAGCAGCCAGTGCTCAGGCAGGATTTCTGCATGGGCACGGGTCTGGCAGAGTGAAGCCGCCCCTTCCATCGCGCGGGCACAGTACGGATTCAGACGACGTAACAGGATGGCTGGATTTTCCATTTTTCTCTCTCTTGATGGCTCCGGGCACGCTACCGCCCTTCGCTGTTTCCCGTTCAGGGGACCAAAGCGCATACAGTCGGGCAGGCAGATTGTGGGGTTCTTTGCTCAGCGCCCGTAATGACAGACGCTCAGCAAAAAAGCGGACAGAAAAGCCCTGTCCGCTTCGTGACTTACGCGGTGGCGCGTTCGTTCCAGGAATCGGAATGAATGATGTTGCCGTCCTTGTAGGTCCAGGTGATTTTTTCGTAACGCAGTTCTATACGCTCAAGGTGGTTGTGCTTCTCTTTTGCAGGATCCTTGATGTCATACATTTCAGGATTTACTTTCACCACTTTCACGTTTTCCAGTCTGGTGTTGAAGTACTCCACTTCCTGGCCCGCATCGTTGATTTTGTACCACTTGAATTCTGCAGATTTCAGGGTCTGACCGGTGGTCACAGCCTTGTACAGGTACGGACTGGACGAATCGATTTCTTTGGTGAACAGAAACGGCGTGTGGATACGGGTGCCAGTCAGCTTGCCGGTGTTGTTATCGGTCGGGATGTACAGATTATGTTCCTGAGCGACCACTTCGATGCTGCCTTCGCGATCCTGGACGTCTACAGACCCTTTAATGTCCGCACCGCCGTCGTCTTTCAGCCAAAGATAAACAGGAATTGCCATGGAATTACTCTCCATTTAATTGTGATGCGCCATCATCCTGCGATGGCGCCGGGTGTTTGTCCGGTATCTGACAGGCATTGGCCTGCGGTACCAGACTGATTTCGACACGACGGTTGAGCGCACGCCCTTCCACAGTGTCGTTGGTTGCGACAGGACGGCTTTCGCCATAGCCCTGCACCGCAAAACAGCTTTCCGGCACATCGCCGGTGTCACGCATCCAGTTACGCACCGCTTCAGCACGTTTCAGTGACAGCGTCTGGTTCAGTTGCGGATTGCCGGTGTTATCGGTATGTCCGGACACGACAATCAGCCAGCCCGGTTTCGCCTTAACGCCGACCAGAGAATGCACCAGCATTTTGGTTGACCCGGCCTTCAGCGCCGATTTACCGGAATCAAACAACGACATACTGTCGAGTCGAATGGTTTTCGGACCCTGAATGATTTTCTTAATGACCGGTGGAGGCGGTGGCGGAGGTGCCCAGTCGCTGACGGCAGCCTCAACAGGCGGAACCAGCCGCAGTCCCTGATACAGACCCAGGCGATAACGCAGCGGCTCCCCACGGCGCTGCCAGTCGTCCAGCAATGCCCGATCAGCCCGCAACCGCTGCTGCGCCCGCAATTTCGGCGCAACCGGTGTGCCGGTCAGATGTTGGTATAATGCAAGATGGTCGCTGACATTGCGGATCAAGCGCTGGTTGTTCACCCAGGACGCCAGCATAGCCAGCGCAAGGAAAATGCTCCCCAGCAGCCCGGCATAACGCCAGAACACCATCCTGCGGCTGACGCCACGTCGGCGCGGTAACGCCGCCAGCAGTAATTCAGGCAGCGGCAGGGGTTCTGGGGTAACGGCAGTATCCGGTGGCAGCGCCGTCACGGCGGTGATGTGCTGTTGCCAGAGATTGCCCGCGATACCGCTCACTGGCGCCATACATATGCCCTGCACGCAGGGCGTCATCACCGGCAGCTCGCCCTGTCGTACCGACAGCAGGTCATTGACCGCACAACTCTGCCAGGCAAGCAGACTGTCCAGCCACAGGCTCTGGCTCAGACGGGAAAGTCGTCCGTCTGTTTCGGTCTCGCGGGTCCATTCCGTCAGTGACATATTTCCCTGACCGGGTTGATATACCTGTACACCGCTCCGTTGACTTACGGAGGTAAACCAGACGGACTCTGCATCCGTGCAGGCCGCTGGTGGCGATACCCAGGTCACGGTCCACAGTGGAGGGATCGTGCCGAATGCCGCACGGCACTGGACGACAGCACGCTGCCAGCCCCGCAGCGACTGTGTAAAATCATCACCGGATGTGTGTAGCTCGGGTACCACCGCCAGCATGACGGAGATTTGCGATACCAGGGCCGGGCGAACCAGGCTCAGGTACCGTGCAAAGAGAGGCAACTGTTCCGCATCCTTCACCCATAAATACCAGCCCTGTCGGGTTTCCCGGTGACGGTATCCAGACATAAACAGCAGGACGTTATCACCACAGGCGAGGATCACCGCCCCCTGAAAATCTTCCGGCGGCAGGTTTTCATCCATAATCCCCCGGACAGCGGTGACGCGGATCTGAGAAGCCTGATGCTGACGCCAGAACATTACCCCGGACACCAGAACAACCAGCAGGCTGAGTGCCACACGGCTGCCCGTGGACAGTGGCCAGAATCCCAGGATGAGCCATAGCGCCAGCACGGCACCCAGGGCAGTTAACAGACTTCGGTACACATCCCGCATCGCTTACCCCGGCCTGACAGTCTGGCTTACCAGCACGGCAAGCGAAGACGAAAGGAAGAACCAGAGAGCCGCCAGGGCAACAGTGGCCGCAATCCAGGACAGCCAGTACCACCGACGGCCGCTGCGCAGGCGTGAAGCGCGGGAAACAATGGGGGCGTCCTGTGCCAACGTGAAGGCCGGTACCCGTTCAGCGAGCGCGCGAACAATATCCTCGCGACGCTCGTCGTCCTGGGCGCGATACTGACCAACGAACCCCAACTGCAGGGTCCGGTACATGCAGGTCAGGACGGCGGCATCAGGGGCGGTTTCTTTCAGCAGGTTCCGGATCCGTTCCCACAGTTCCTCCCCGGCATTAAGGGTGCCAAAAAAATGTGCCTGCAACGGATCACGCCGCCAGGTCAGGTATCCATCATCGGTGGTTCCCCTGTTCATCACGCTCTCATCAAGCAGTGCACACAGGGCATACACCATATGGTCGCGGCTGATATTGCTGTAGCCTGCCTCCGTGAGCGCAATCTTCGCCTCCTGCACCAGACGGCTGGCCCGGCGATAGAGCCCTGCTCCATCACGGACTTCCTGCCCACCGCGTAGCTGGCTGGCCATCAGCCAGCCAGGGTAGAAGATACGTTCTAACTGGCTGAGTTCGGATTTATTCATGTGCGCAGCACCGCAAAGAGTTCAAGGTTCACATCCCCCAGCGAACGCGGGGTATAGAAGGTGCAGTTACCCATTTCAAGCATCGCTCTTGCTGCCTCAGTACTGAGATCAAGAGAGAAATACTGGTTCTCAAGACGTAACGGGATAGCGGCCGGAACATGCGTCAGAGGCTTGATAATCATCCCGCTCAGGGCCACATTCACTACATCCGAAACATCATCAAAGCTGCCCGCTTTACACAACTGCGGGAACTTCGTCTGAAGTTCATGGTTCGGCATGGTGGAGCGTACGGAGAGGTAGAAGTCCGCCCCTTCGCGCAGACGCGCATCGTGCAGGACACCCTTCCAGATCTGGTCCTGATGTTCGAGGTGGATACTCACTACCCTCGACGGCAGGCTCGCTTCCAGCAGCTTATCGAGCAGTGCTAACAACGGTGGAAATACCCGTTCCGGTGCATCGTGCTGATAAGCAGGAATGTCTCCGGCATCGTGCTCCAGTGAGAAGGTCAGCAGGCTGCCGGCCAGACGGGTCAGTTCGCGATACAGCAGTTCCGGGTGCCGTGCAGGTGTCTGCAGGAGTTCCGTCAGCACCGGCTCGGCGCTGTTCAGGGCATTAAGCAGCCAGAACAGGGAGACATCCGCAACCGCAAAGTCGGCCATCCGCTCATTGCTCTCACGACGCATCGCCATCAGACGTCGGCGGCGGGCCTGCAGCCGGACCACCAGGTCGCCCAGTTCGGTGGTCAGCAGTGGGCTTGCAGAAACGGAAAGCATCGGCGGGATGAAAGCCGGGTCCCTGCTCCACTGTCCCTGCGCATTACGCACCAGACGTGCCACCGGGCAGGTCAGCCAGGCCGTGTTTTCCTGACTGGACAGACGCAGGGTGAGCGCATTACGCAGAATGGCGAGTTCTCCGCTTTCATGGCCAGCCAGTTCCTGCACTACTATACGTTCGGCTTTCCAGCGACGCGGGCGTTCACTGTCCTGCCCGTTATCGAGGTTGCCGCCACTGGCGCTCAGCAGGGGTAGTGCGACAACCACGTCAACAGCCTCAGAACCGTTGGCGGCGGATAAATCACAGACCGGCGGAAGATTATCCGCCAGGCCCGTATCAACAATCGTGCCATCCTGAAAACGAACCACCAGACGGGTGGCATTCAGGCGCGAGAGCACCAGTGCGGCATCATCAAATTCAGCCGCAACCACACCCCAGGGATGCGAAATTCCCATTCGGGCGACCATGTCGGCAACATGCTCACTCCAGCGTGCCTGCTGCTGGAACTGTTGTGGGGCAAGAGCTGCCCCATCCTCCCAAAGCGGGCGATAAATTTTCATCCCTGATTTCCCCTCGCCTTACGATTTGGCTTTCGGCATCTGAGAAACCAGAGACAGATTGACGTCCATCCCTTCCACCTGGAAGTGCGGTACGGCGTACAGCTTCACGCGGAAGAAACCCGGGTTGTCCTCAATATCTTCTACCACCACTTTCGCATCACGCAGCGGGTGAGACGCCTGTAATTCATCACCCGGATCGGTCATTTCCGTCACCAGACCGCGAACCCAGGTGTTCAGCTCCAGCTCCAGAAGACGACGATCCTTAGTGGTGCCGATGTTTTCGCGCTGAATGAGCTTCAGGTAGTGCGCGATACGCGACAACAGGAAGATATACGGCAGGCGAGCGTTAATGCGGCTGTTGGCCGTCGCATCGGCGGTATCGTAAAGCGCCGGTTTCTGCGTGGAGTTCGCAGAGAAAAAGCACGCGTAGTCGCGATTTTTGTAGTACGACAATGGAATGAAACCCAGGT from Enterobacter ludwigii includes the following:
- the tssL gene encoding type VI secretion system protein TssL, short form produces the protein MNKSELSQLERIFYPGWLMASQLRGGQEVRDGAGLYRRASRLVQEAKIALTEAGYSNISRDHMVYALCALLDESVMNRGTTDDGYLTWRRDPLQAHFFGTLNAGEELWERIRNLLKETAPDAAVLTCMYRTLQLGFVGQYRAQDDERREDIVRALAERVPAFTLAQDAPIVSRASRLRSGRRWYWLSWIAATVALAALWFFLSSSLAVLVSQTVRPG
- the tssH gene encoding type VI secretion system ATPase TssH, whose product is MENPAILLRRLNPYCARAMEGAASLCQTRAHAEILPEHWLLKLLEQGEGDLTVLARRYEWDMDSIWQGLLGWLDNQSRSVRTRPQLSAELQKLMQEAWMLASLAGEEHIRSIHLLMALTENQRLAHCDGLWPLLTLGQRQLEHLRPLLDAQSDERPEVQHEEQLAQEHGGEVELVGRPVGAELKEGELSPALQNALDKFTLDVTAKAKEGKIDPVFGRDTEIRQMVDILSRRRKNNPILVGEPGVGKTALVEGLALRIAGGNVPEALKPVVLRTLDLGLLQAGAGVKGEFEQRLKNVIDAVQQSPVPILLFIDEAHTLIGAGNQAGGADAANLLKPALARGELRTIAATTWSEYKQYFERDAALERRFQMVKVDEPDDDTACLMLRGLKSRYAEHHNVHITDDAVRAAVTLSRRYLTGRQLPDKAIDLLDTAAARVRMSLDTVPEQLTRIRAQMTSLEMEKQALLEDIAVGNKGHGGRLTAIEREENTLIIALDELETQYGQELKLTEQLLECRQDISRQSEAHKLQQALNGMQHDNPLLSVDVDVRTVATVIADWTGVPLSSLMKDEQTELLSLGNEMGKRVVGQDRALEAIAHRLRAAKTGLTSENGPQGVFLLVGPSGVGKTETALALTDVLYGGEKSLITINLSEYQEPHTVSQLKGSPPGYVGYGQGGILTEAVRKRPYSVVLLDEVEKAHRDVMNLFYQVFDRGFMRDGEGREIDFRNTVILMTSNLGSDHIMQLLDEQPKASESDLQELLRPILRDHFQPALLARFQTVIYRPLHEAAMRTIVEMKLSQVSRRLHRHYGLTTQIDESLYDALTAACLLPDTGARNVDSLLNQQILPVLSQQLLTHMAAKQKPTSLIMGWSEEEGIGLEFDVRSGSAIDW
- the hcp gene encoding type VI secretion system effector Hcp produces the protein MAIPVYLWLKDDGGADIKGSVDVQDREGSIEVVAQEHNLYIPTDNNTGKLTGTRIHTPFLFTKEIDSSSPYLYKAVTTGQTLKSAEFKWYKINDAGQEVEYFNTRLENVKVVKVNPEMYDIKDPAKEKHNHLERIELRYEKITWTYKDGNIIHSDSWNERATA
- the tssK gene encoding type VI secretion system baseplate subunit TssK, with translation MKIYRPLWEDGAALAPQQFQQQARWSEHVADMVARMGISHPWGVVAAEFDDAALVLSRLNATRLVVRFQDGTIVDTGLADNLPPVCDLSAANGSEAVDVVVALPLLSASGGNLDNGQDSERPRRWKAERIVVQELAGHESGELAILRNALTLRLSSQENTAWLTCPVARLVRNAQGQWSRDPAFIPPMLSVSASPLLTTELGDLVVRLQARRRRLMAMRRESNERMADFAVADVSLFWLLNALNSAEPVLTELLQTPARHPELLYRELTRLAGSLLTFSLEHDAGDIPAYQHDAPERVFPPLLALLDKLLEASLPSRVVSIHLEHQDQIWKGVLHDARLREGADFYLSVRSTMPNHELQTKFPQLCKAGSFDDVSDVVNVALSGMIIKPLTHVPAAIPLRLENQYFSLDLSTEAARAMLEMGNCTFYTPRSLGDVNLELFAVLRT
- a CDS encoding OmpA family protein, which produces MRDVYRSLLTALGAVLALWLILGFWPLSTGSRVALSLLVVLVSGVMFWRQHQASQIRVTAVRGIMDENLPPEDFQGAVILACGDNVLLFMSGYRHRETRQGWYLWVKDAEQLPLFARYLSLVRPALVSQISVMLAVVPELHTSGDDFTQSLRGWQRAVVQCRAAFGTIPPLWTVTWVSPPAACTDAESVWFTSVSQRSGVQVYQPGQGNMSLTEWTRETETDGRLSRLSQSLWLDSLLAWQSCAVNDLLSVRQGELPVMTPCVQGICMAPVSGIAGNLWQQHITAVTALPPDTAVTPEPLPLPELLLAALPRRRGVSRRMVFWRYAGLLGSIFLALAMLASWVNNQRLIRNVSDHLALYQHLTGTPVAPKLRAQQRLRADRALLDDWQRRGEPLRYRLGLYQGLRLVPPVEAAVSDWAPPPPPPPVIKKIIQGPKTIRLDSMSLFDSGKSALKAGSTKMLVHSLVGVKAKPGWLIVVSGHTDNTGNPQLNQTLSLKRAEAVRNWMRDTGDVPESCFAVQGYGESRPVATNDTVEGRALNRRVEISLVPQANACQIPDKHPAPSQDDGASQLNGE